Sequence from the Meriones unguiculatus strain TT.TT164.6M chromosome 5, Bangor_MerUng_6.1, whole genome shotgun sequence genome:
GGGCTGATCAGGGCAAGTCTAGAAGTAGGGTTAGGTCTCTTTCTTAGGAGATTGTTTTGGACATTATTGCTCTATCagtttcatttattcattcattcatttccttgtttATGGTGTTAACTGGTGCCAAACCCAAGGCCTCATCCCCAGCCTCCTGCTAGTATTTTAATAGATACTTACAGTGGACCAGGTCCACCTAAAGGGGAGGCACAGAGCCCTGCTTCTTGTAACGGGAAGCATAGGCAttgtaccaccactgccctgtGGGATATGGTCAGGAAGCTTTGGGAGAGCCTGAGGTCTGCAGGATCTTGGAAGGGGGTTGCGGGTTGGAAGTCTTCTTAGCACCTTCTGGAAAGGCCAACGCCACCTCCCACCAAGACTTTCCAGATCTTAGCCTCCCATCTCCCGCTTTCCTCACTACTAACTACCTCCCAGGCTTGGGTCAGGAGTCCCATGTTAGCAGATAGAAATAAATGGTCAGTTGTAGGATCCCTCAGAGCGCCATGTCTCCCTCAGTGAGACAGTGGGACACAACTGAGAACTATTGttagtcgtgtgtgtgtgtgtgtgtgtgtgtgtgtgtgtgtgtaggcagcaGTGATACAAGGTACAATGTATTTGCACTGCggccttcagaaaagagcactgggtagggagacagaaagatagacCTGCCCTTCCCTGCTGTCTTCAACCACAAAGGAAATGACCCAGCTCTATAGAGttaaggccttttttttttttttaaagaattttgagAGAATATCTCCTATAgttcaggttgaccttgaacttgctatgtagccaaggacaaCTTGGACTCCTGAACCCCCTGGTGCCATGTCCTAAGAAAGAACTGAGGCTACAGGAATACCATGactagcttttttttcttttttcttttttttttttttttttttttttaatttgagactgTCTCTTGAGTCTTGACTAgactggaactcattgtgtagttcagttgggactcaaactcatagcaaATCCTAAATCCTCCTAGATTAcatttgtgagccactgtgcttGGTTTGAGAATACTAGTTTGGTTTCAGTTATTTGTTgcgtttatttgttttattttggggggggggataagGTCTCACcacatctcactgtgtagccccggctggcctggaacttgctatgtagatccgCTTGCACTGCCTCCTGAGTAGATGATTAAAGGCGAgtgccaccatgcatggcttTGTTTGTTCTTAAAGTTtatttacatacacacaggctatggtatgcatgtggaggtcagagtcagttctctctttctgctaAGTGGGTTCTAGGGCTCACactcgggttgtcaggcttgaaGCAAGCATCTTCACTTACGGCGTCATCTACCTGCCCCTAGaattaccatttttatttttgtttttttgagacagggtttctctgtgtagccttggctgtcctagagctcactctgtagactaggctggccttgaactcagatttgcttgcctctgcttctgcctcccaagtgctaggattaaaggcatgctggGCATAATGGTACACTTGTCAgtaagaggcaggagggtcacaaaGTTTAAGGGTAGGTTGAGGTACATTCATAGCAAGACCCTGATTCAACAATAGGGGTTGAGGGTGTAGACCAGTTgtggagtgcttgcttagcatgtgcaaagTCTTGggttacacacatacatactctacTTGTTATCTGTCTTTTTGACCCAGGCAACCACAGCTGTGTCCCCAATGCAGAGACCTCCTTCCCAGAAAACAACTTCCTTTTACATGTTACCGCCCTGGAGGATATTAAGCCAGGCGAGGTGAGAGGGCTGAGCAGCAGGGGTGGGCATAGGGCCTTGCAGCTTCTCTTCAGGAAGCAGCGGTAACTAGTTGGAGCCCCTTTGTTGGGCTGGTGCCAAGCCACCACAGTCCCCAGGGTGAGTCTTTTTGCCCATGAGTATGCTCTAATTCCTTCCAGTTCTTCAAACATCTTCAGAAAGTCTTAGATTGAGGTAGTGCTATGTGCCCTGTCCCTGACCCCAGCTACCCTTTTAATTGCTTTGTGGCTTGTACCACAGGGGCTGGTGTGGATTGGGAGTTCTGGTTGGTGACCACATCCTGATAACATTTTCTCCTCACAAGTTATCATACCAAGATTAACCTTTGATCCTATTTACAGACCTTGGCTACTGTCTAGTTTTCCCCAGGGCTTGAGGCCAACCTCCATCCCTTGTCTGTCTTAGACCCTGGTGGGGATCTTGCCAGCTGGAATTATGGGAATGGGTCAGTGCTGAAGGGTGTTGCAGGCCTAGCTCCTGGGCAAGAACAGTGGTTAGCCATATATAGGGCAGCTGTTGGAGAGGCTCTTTTTCTTCCTGATGGAGGCCATAGGCAATCAGACCATCTTCTACCCCACAGGAAATCTGTATCAGCTACTTAGACTGCTGTCAGCGGGAGCGCAGCCGCCACAGCCGCCACAAGATCCTCAGGTGCCAACTGGGGACATGGTTGGGTTCTGGGATCTTCCGCCCCAGCACTTGACTGATTTCTCGCCCTTTTACTTCAAAGGGAGAACTACCTGTTCATCTGTTCCTGTCCCAAATGCCTGGCAGAGGCTGACGACCCCAATGTGacctcagaagaggaagaagaagaagatgaggaaggagagcCTGAAGATGCAGAGCTAGGGGATGAGATGACTGATGTGTGATGTTACCCTGCCTGGAGGGGCCCTGCCCAGACCCTGCTGGAAAAGGGGGCCTATCCTCCACAAATGTGGTTGGAAGGTACATCCCCTCCCCCTTGCACCCATTGCCTGCTCTCTCCTTTCTAGCAGTCTGCTGGAGGGTAGGATAGAGGCTGGACCCAAGCCCCATCCCACACCAGAACTCATGCCCTGAGCACTGCTGCTGAGCTGCACTGGCTCTGTGCCATCACCAAGCCTTCCAGAACTGGCCTTCTTCCCCTGCCATGCTCCAATGTAGCTGTGAGATTGGAACCAGGCTCCAGGCCTTATAGTGTTCTTCCTCTGGTCCATACTCATCCATCCACCAGAGGCTTGGCTCCTATTGACTGGCCGTTAATTTGTGCGAGGCAACAAAATGGTCAAGCTGAGAGCAGACTGATTTCCTTGACAAAAAGAGGTAATGTGCAATGCCTTACCTCTCCCTTACTGCTTACCTACTACAGCTGCAGCTGAAGTAACAGCCTGCCACTTGCCAGCAAGAGGCAGGAACACAGGCCTTCAGAACACTTCAAAAGACTCTGCTAGGGGTGCTGATCTGTTTGCATTGGACGATGGGGAGGTGGAGAATAACCTATTCTCCAAACACCAGAATTGCTGTGCCTATGTCTTGCCTCTTAGGCTCAAGCAGGGGGCCAGCTCCATAAGGTGTGAAGAGGCCTGTTTTCATCAGGATGGAGACTACCTCCCTTTCTCAGGCTAGCAGTATGGCAGATGACAAGCTGTGCTCCATAATTTAGAATGCTCAATCTTCCCTGGGACCAGCTGCAGTGGCCCGGCAAAGGGTCCCTGGATCTTGGACATCCTCCTTTAGGATCTCCATAGAGGAACCAGTCTTCCAGAAATCTGAAGGAGCTGGGCAGGACACTTGGAGATGAGCTGTGACTTTGGCCACAGATGACCATTTCACTCTTGGGGTGGGCACTGTGGGAATTACATTTAccactcccctttcctttcctgagATGCCTGTACATGGCCCTGCTGGAGGCTCCCAGGGAGGACCAGTGCCCATGCTACAGGCTCTTTCCAAGGTGGAGCTAGTGGAACGTGCCTGAATGGCCCCCTTACCTGTTGGGTACACTCTTTCACAACAGCCAGCACCCCTTCCCTCTGGTCTGCCCACTGGTCTCAATAAAGTGTGAGTGGTGATAGGCCTTGGCAACAGTGATTTCTGGGGAGTATGGGCTAGGTGGACCACTCAGGGCCTGCAGTGGTCAAAGACATGCAGAGGACACAAGTTAGACCAGTGGGTGGCAGCAGAATGCTCCAGGTAGTGTTCACATGTCAGCTGCACTGGTGTGGAAAAATCACTAAAGCCAGAAAaatggtttcagaggtttggtttCAATTGCTGACTCTAGGTTACAAGAGTTGTCTTCTCAGGAGGTCAAACTACAACTAGCAGTCTGAAATACTTACCCTAATGGGCCTCGGGAAGCCATGGTCTTTTTGAGCAGCAGAATGATGCGGGACCAAATAAAAGAGTTCCCCCTTACCCATGCGGTCCTAGTTTAGGACATAGCTACAAACCTGATGAGCtttatttggttttattgctAAAAGTAGGGGAGTTCTGAGTCCCCAAATACCAGTTCTTTAAACCACTATGAGGAGGTCCTGGCTGCGGGAGGCTGAAACAGGTGGGGTGTGACACGGCTGTTTGCCTTCAGTGCCTTTTGTTCCAAATTCTAGTCAGAAGCCCTGGGCCTGGTTCTTGACTCTTCCTGAAGCATGAGATGTCCTTGCAGGCCCCAGGGAAGAAAAAGCCAGTGGTGTGGCTTCACTGTCCTCTCTGGCTCCATTTGTTCTCAGAGTCTATCTCCAAACTCCAAATAGGAAAATCCACAATTCACTTGTCAATGGAACCTAGGGTCGGCTTTTCTACCAGAAAGTCCATGGAGGTTGCAGCAGCTCAAAGGTGGGGATACTGGTGACATTGACTGGGATAGAGATGATGGCCCATGGCAGCCCATGCTGTTCCAGAGAACGTCGGATCATGTAGCTAGGAGGGCGTGAAGAGCAGTGGTGATGGTTACTTTCTCAGCACCCCAACACTGCCCTCTGCCCCAGTTAGTCTGGGAGTTCCAGAACCTGAGAACTTTTTTACCCTCTGACTGGGATATTCAAAACAGGGCCTGTGAGAGGGGACTGGTGATTGCTTTTGACCCCATTAAGTCATGCTACCCAGTTTGGTGTGGATAGCCAGAAGCAAAGAGCCCTCACCCGTCTCGGCCGAGCAGGAAGAGAGCAGGAATGTCAGCTGTGCGTTTAGTACTATCCTGGATCATCTCCACGTAGAAACTGTCATTGTCAACTGCATTGTCAGAGATGATCACAGCCCTCCCGCCATGCTCCTGTACCACCCTGGTCTtggagaggaaggagcagcccCTGGAAGAGGTGGTGATGAGACCAAAAGAAAGGCAGGCACTAGCTGCCCCTCCCTCACATCCTCTCCTTGGGAGGATGAAAGGACCATAGAGAACTTGAGGTTCATCAGTACATAGCTGAAAGTAGACAATCAACACATTACTTAAAAATCAGCATTTCAAAGTGCCATGAGCTGTGATCAGAATCTGCCCTTCCCATGGGTCATGCCTGCCCCCTTCTTACCCCCTTTCTACCAGAGCGATTTGGTCCTGGATGAAGAAGCCGTTGCTGAGTTCACCACAGGCCTCTGGAGGTTCAGCAGGGACAAGGTGAATCTGGTCATACCGTGTGTGCTGAAAAACGTTTAGATATTTGGACAAGTGAGAGAGAGTTTAAGAAAGCACGCTTTTGGAGAGGGCTAACAATTCCATCTTATTGGTGCCTCAAGACGAGTGAGGAGAGGAAACGGGGTTTCTCTGAGGCTGAGCACTTGAGCACTTAAATCTAATTTTCACAAAGTCCCCTGCCTTTCTGTGAGGGGGAGCTGCTTAAAATCTAGGGACAGGGGAAGAGCTGACAGAGAAGGCTGCTGCTCTTGGTTTTTGCACCAATAAAGGCAGTCCCTCCCTGGTTCACAGTATGCAGCAGCTCCTGGAGGGTACAGATAGATTCTACTTCTTGCCCTGTCCAACATAAAAGTGGGATGAGGGTCACCATGGCTTAGTGAGGGCAAGATGACTGGGGGTCAGAGTCAGATCTGGGCATCTTTGAACTTACAAATATACCACCAAAGTCCTTGGCAGGTGTGGCTGTGAAGATATAGCGGATATCCCCAGGACTCAGCACTTGGAAGTATAAATAGTCATGGATGCGTAAGCCTAAAGGAAAGAGTAGAGATGAAAAGCCTCTCAGGAGCCTCAGGTTGCTTTGGGTTTAGATTATGGGGTTCTCTCTGAATTCAACTGGGTGGGCTATGGTTTGGGTCCAGAGACCCATCAGCTGAGTGAATCCTCAGAgtgaaatttattaaaaaaaaaaattttttttaaataacttttttttttttaacagtttcactacgtagccatggctggcctcaaactcacagagctccacttgcCTCTGATACCCCCACTCAGACCcccagtactggaattaaaggtgtgtgccactatacccagaaatcttaaataacaacaacaacaataataataaaatggccTCAcactgcccaggctggctttgaactagtTTTGTTTCCTTGAATCCTTGCAAACATCACAGTGACAGGcctgcatcaccatgcccagctggagaGAGCAGACTGGTTGCAGGAGACGTgtatctgctgctgctgctcctgctcctgctgcaggCGAGCCACAAAGACCCAGAGCTCTTGGGTTAACACCCACCCCTTCTTGAAGAAGAGCTGAGAATTTCAGAGTGGACAGGGAAACCCAAGCCCCCAAGGGTCTAGCCAAAATGCACAAGTTAGCTCTGATCTCACGGACATGTCCTTGAACAGtcactgtcattttttttgtcCTGACTTGTCCATCTTAACTGGTCTTTTTCAGATAGGGTCTTGCTACATTGCCCAGGCTAGTTTTAAAAACTTTGGgctcaagcaatcctcctgcctcagcttaccatctgcttcattttttttttaatttaaattttattttatgtatatgtgggCCTTGGCTGTACCTATGTCCACGCAccgtatgtgtgcctggtgcctgtagagTCTAGAAGAGGGTATTGGCCCCCCAGAACTGGTGgagcagacagttgtgagctgggcCCTCCGAAGAACCAGTtctcctgtctctccagctctctgcCTCCATTCTCACTCCTTTAAGTCCACCTGCCACCCACCCACTGCCTCAGCGTCCCCTTCACTGACTAAAGCGCATGCTGCTGTTAACTGTGGTTTAGAAAGCCCTGCCTGATTTGATTTCTACTCTGACTCTTGTCTCTTCTTTCCCATGTTCAAGCTGTACTGGCTTGTCAGTGTCttcattttttgggggggtcttcCTAAAAGTCTACCTGTCATTTCTCAGAAAGATACTACTTTGTCCCTTTAATATACTTTCTTCCAGCTAATACTTCCTCTCTAACTAGGTGTATTCATATTatcatgtgtctgcttctttcacGAGGGCATTGATTCTAAGTATGTGGCAGTGATGAATCCTAGTGTCTAGGACACAGTGGTTGCTCAGTAAAGGTTACTGAACGAATAGACAACTCAGTCCAGCTCTGCTGTCTTGAACAAGAGAACTGCCAGAACAACCAGAGCTTTGCTAGGATATAGAACCTTTCCCCAGCACTTAAGTTTAATGTTTTCCTGGGATCTGAGTCCCTGGATTCAGTAACCCCAGAGAGGTGAATGCTGATGGATGGAAGCTCAGGTCAGTTCATCCAACTGTCAAGCTATCACTACTTGTGCTGTAGCCAGGACTGTCTTAGGCTGTTCCTGTCCATTGTCCAAATCACAGCCACccagacagagctcagggagcttGCAGCTTTCTGTGTAGGTACACCCCACCAGATGGATACACTCCCAGGAAGCCTTCTAGATTAACATGAGGCAACCCTTTCCATAAGCACACTCCTGTCTGGTGTCTGATGTGCTTATCTAACAAACTTCgggtgtatgcatgtgttcaCTTGGCGCGTAGGTGTGTACATTTATGTTCGAGTTGTGTAAGTGGGTGCCTGTGCATGTGATTCCACGTGTGTGTTCCTGTCTGCGTGAACGCTCTCAGGTTTCTCAGTTCTGGATTTCTAGCTGTCACCATACTTGCCTTCAGTGGTTGGAAGTCTAAGGTGTATTGCTGTGACTGGGGAAGCCTCGGGTCGCGCCTACTCAGGGTCCGGGGACCACCGCCCACTCAGTGCAGCCGCCTGGCCCCAGCGCCTGGCTAGCCTAAACTCGTGGGGTCCCCAAGGTGACCTGTCGTCCCCCACCTCACGGCCCAAACAGCGCGCACACTAAATGCCCGCCCCGCCCCACCCGCCGCCGCTCACCGTGGGCTGCGACGCACGTGGGCAGCCAGAACACCAGACAGCACCAGCCCGAGGCGCCACGGCTCATCTCCAGGGCCCGTCCGCGGCCGCCGTCCCGCAGCTCTTGCTCGCCGGACTTTAGCCTGACAGCTGCCACCGCCTCACCCCCAACCCAGGCCCGCTCTCCGCGCCAGTTGGAGCGCGGAACCGAGGCCGGCGGCTGATTGGCTGCCACGCCTGCTCTTGTGGCCGCACTTCCCGCCTCTGCGCCCTAGGCCACTTCCTATTGGCCACGAGAAGTGGACTCGGGAGCTGATTTGCCAAAACTCTTAATAGCAACTGCAGTTCACAGCCCCGCCCCCTCGCTCCTCATTCTAGACGCGAAATCCCCGACCCAGGGGTGGGCGGCTCGCGGGGACTTGCGGGGTGCACGGTCTCCTCCCAGCCTGAGGCTGGCCTCACCCTCCGCAGGCGGCGCCTCGGCCGACAGAAGGCGCTGCAGAGCCAGAAGCCGCCCCGAGCAGCTTTCCCGCGCCCGAGCGCGTGGCGTACCTGTGACCCGGGACACCTGTGAAACCGGAGCTCCCGCGCCGCGGAGCAGTCAGATCACTCACCTCAGCTGCCTCTCACAACCGGCATTCAGCGTTGACCTTTCACAGCATGTCTGCCGTGGTGTCCGGGGTGGGGCCGCACGGGACCCTCCTGCATCCTCACCCAGCAATTCGCCTCGAAACTCGATGACCCCGCCATTGCTAACGCGAGTTCCTAGAACGTCCCTGGAACTTCCGACTCCTCTAGCCCGCCACCTCGGTCGTAGCTAACCATAGAGTGGCGGAAGTGGTCCGTCCCCTTCCTCTCCCGGGCTAACGTCTCGGTGGAAGCTTCTTAGGACTTCTCCGGCGCGGAGCATTCTGGGCTTGGGTGGGCGGCCCCGAGGCGGAGAACAGACGAGTTGCGGGTCCCTGAAACTGCTTCCAAGATGATGGTGAGTGGCTCCTCGAGCATCCGCTGCCATCCATGGCCGTGCGGCCCGGGTCCGCCTTGCGGGGCTTCTAACAGTGGCTTGCCCCGACCACGCTGCCTGTGGTTGGCCTCGGCCTAGAGCTGGAGCGGTTGGCGAGAGCAGAATGGGCCTCGCGGCGCCACTTAACCTAGGCTTCGGGGCCACGAGCCCCTTCTGCAGCCCCTTCCCCGTAGTGGAAACTTGCGTTTTCAGAGCCGAGTGCAGGTTAAGCGTTTGTACCTGTACCAGAGGGCCGGGTGTCCGCGCCACGGAAGGTGCGGAAGTAAAGCGTGAGCTTCTAGAGCGCGCAGAGGCAGCGTGAGGATCTTTGGGTTGGGTCGGAGTGACGCCCAGCCTAGCCTGTACTCAGCCCGGCCGCCGCATGGGGGAAAACAGAACCCTTCATTCTTTCAACCTTTTCGTTCGCTCAGTCATTCAGCAGGTCATTTTTAATGTCCCCTGAATGTACAGGTCCAGCTTGTTGCTGGAAGAGGGCAGCAGTTGAGGCACACAGCAACAGAGATGGGAAGACCTGAGTGCCTTAGACAGTAGTTGTCCTCCTTCATCACCGCTTTATCCCTAACAGAGCATCAGATATCTCCTTGTTTCCTGTGAGAAACCTAAGTTGTTAGTGAGCAATGTCAACTCTTAGACAATCTGTGCACCTGGCATTAGTTCACTCATTAATTTTCACTGTCAGTCCTTTGTCTACCTTTTGCATAAATTCAGGCTGACTCCATAAATTCCAGGCTGACTGATAACCCGTAAGGTGCTTCCCTGGCTACCAAATGCATTGCCGTTACAGCTCCTACTCAGAAGGAACCCATACAGAAGCATGTACTCACTGACCTCTAGCCCTGCCCTTTTGAATGTCACTTATCCTTGGAATGGACTTGATTGACAAGGACCAGAGCTGAGGAATAAACCCGAGACTTTTATATGCAGCCATAGAATATTCTTCATTGCTGCAGATGTGACCAGTGGCCCAGCACTGCACATCCATGCACAGCCACTCCTCAAACAAGTACCAAACCTTTTATGAAAGGACCCCCAAACCACATTTGAGTTTTACCTGAATTGATGATTCTTGCCCTGTccagtttgcttgtttttctgctgtttatCTCCCGTCTTAAAACGTGAAACGTAGACATGAGGTCACCATGCTGTCAACAGCCTGATATCAGGTAGTCTAGAAGTCTTTTGTAATGGAAAGAGTTAAAAGGGTCCCCTGAAATCGTGATTCTCTGGTTTTGGTACATCTACAGGAGAAAATATCCTTGCTTTTTTGCCATTAAGTtgtatgtgttcatatatatgtatgtgtgtgtgtgtatatgtatatacatatatatatggtgcTGGTCTTGTTTTATAGAACGTCAAGTCTAGTGATAATGGtggtggtgtttttattttttcggGTACTGGTTATTGGACGTAAGGTCTCATTTGATTGTTCTACCAGTTAGCTATAGCCTGAGCCTTTTGAAGAGCAGGCTCTTTGTAGCTCAAGGCTTGTTTGGTTGTCCACCATGGTGATTACTTTAGTCAGCAAGACACAACCTAGGAAGCATATATGTTCCTCCGTtgtctttctctatttttctgcTAGTATTCTCCAAGACCCTACAGGCTAAGCTTTTTTTCGATTCTCCTATCTCTTCCTCTTATAACCCGTGGACTGAGGCAGCTCTATAAagtattcaatttttaaaagatttctgcTGTGTGTGCATTCATGGGGACATCTGTGGAGACCAAAAGAGGACTTGGATTTgctcttggagttacagatgatatTGGGAGCCAAACTCTGTCCTTGGGGGAGAACAGGAAGCTCCTAAACTGCTGAATCACTTCTCCAGCCTCaaatctatttttatatatttcactTTTGATACCTTTTCTTAGACCAATGCAACTTCATTTGCTGATACTTTTACTATTTCTTCCATTTGAAAGTCTGTTTGCCTACAACtggttgtttttctttgagaaaaatgggTGTTTCTTGTCTTATTCCTGTCTTGTACATTCTGTGACTTCTGCATACAATTTGAGGCCAGCACCCTGATAGCAGTCTTTTTATTCACTAAAGGACAATGGCTCTCTGACGAAGTTAGGATGTAGTGTGTGGTACTGAGTGTGTTTTAATCTCTCTCATTGAACTGCTAATGTCTTGCTTagaacagttttctttttaaattttatttcatgtgtagaTATTTTGTTCACGTGAGCATCGCTGTGTGCTTAGTGCCTGTGGAGTCTagaggagttacaggtggttgtgagctgtcatgtgggtgctgggaatcaaatcccagtcttctggaagagcaaccagtgcttttaattgCTACACCAGCTCCCCAGCTCCAGGCACTTTATTTTTGCAGACTGCTTATTAAATCCCTTCTTCTTGTCAATTATGTTGGGCTGAAGTCAGGGTCATAATTTGACCTTTGGTAAATATATACCATTTATGAGCCTAGATCCAACTGCAGGCCTTTGgttttgcacattttttttttcaagctttaGGGAATGTGTAAATCCACTTGGACTCCTTCTGAAGTTTAGTTCCTGCTTCAGTGGGTATGGGATGCAGCAGGTATGATGCTCAGAGAGGATTTTGACAAATAAGTTTGGTTCAAAAACGTTTCTGAAATAACCTAACAAAAAATTGAATAGTATTATATGTT
This genomic interval carries:
- the Pradc1 gene encoding protease-associated domain-containing protein 1 isoform X1 — translated: MSRGASGWCCLVFWLPTCVAAHGLRIHDYLYFQVLSPGDIRYIFTATPAKDFGGIFHTRYDQIHLVPAEPPEACGELSNGFFIQDQIALLCTDEPQVLYGPFILPRRGCEGGAASACLSFGLITTSSRGCSFLSKTRVVQEHGGRAVIISDNAVDNDSFYVEMIQDSTKRTADIPALFLLGRDGYMIRRSLEQHGLPWAIISIPVNVTSIPTFELLQPPWTFW
- the Pradc1 gene encoding protease-associated domain-containing protein 1 isoform X3; its protein translation is MSRGASGWCCLVFWLPTCVAAHGLRIHDYLYFQVLSPGDIRYIFTATPAKDFGGIFHTRYDQIHLVPAEPPEACGELSNGFFIQDQIALVERGYMIRRSLEQHGLPWAIISIPVNVTSIPTFELLQPPWTFW
- the Pradc1 gene encoding protease-associated domain-containing protein 1 isoform X2, which gives rise to MSRGASGWCCLVFWLPTCVAAHGLRIHDYLYFQVLSPGDIRYIFTATPAKDFGGIFHTRYDQIHLVPAEPPEACGELSNGFFIQDQIALVERGGCSFLSKTRVVQEHGGRAVIISDNAVDNDSFYVEMIQDSTKRTADIPALFLLGRDGYMIRRSLEQHGLPWAIISIPVNVTSIPTFELLQPPWTFW